One Chrysiogenia bacterium DNA window includes the following coding sequences:
- the tuf gene encoding elongation factor Tu (EF-Tu; promotes GTP-dependent binding of aminoacyl-tRNA to the A-site of ribosomes during protein biosynthesis; when the tRNA anticodon matches the mRNA codon, GTP hydrolysis results; the inactive EF-Tu-GDP leaves the ribosome and release of GDP is promoted by elongation factor Ts; many prokaryotes have two copies of the gene encoding EF-Tu) encodes MAKEKFERTKPHVNVGTIGHVDHGKTTLTAAITKVLADKGQA; translated from the coding sequence ATGGCCAAGGAGAAATTCGAGCGAACCAAACCCCACGTGAACGTGGGAACGATTGGACACGTCGATCACGGAAAGACGACGCTGACGGCTGCGATCACGAAGGTGCTTGCCGACAAGGGGCAGGCG